The following is a genomic window from Streptomyces sp. BHT-5-2.
GCTGCTGGTGGCGGGTGCGGCGGCCGGCTCCTGGCTGGCGCTGGCCGGCGGCTGGGGGCTGGCCTACGTCTCGCGCCGGCTCAGCCGCACCGAGGCCAAGTTCGCGGCGCTCGGCGTGCCCGGCATCGTCGTGGGCGGCCTGCTGGTCTGGGTCTGGGGCCGCAACGACGGCCGCTGGGGCGCCCCGGTCCCGCCGGGCCACCTCGGTACGGAACTGCTCGCCGGCCTCCCGGGCGTGGTGCGCGTGGCGGCGGTCGCCTCGGCACTGTTCCTGCTGTGGCGGATGCGGCGGACGGTGGGGCGGGAGCGGACGATGGGGTGAGAGGGGACCGCCCTTTCGGCTCGGCGGCTGGGTGTTCGGCGGGGCCGGGGCCCCGGGGGCGGACGTCAGTGCCGAGGTTCCCTTTCCCAGGGACGGCCCGGCACCACCAGGGGCGAGCCGGTCACCGGGTCCGGTACGACCACCGCGTTCAGCCCGAAGACCTCCCGGACCAGGTCGGCGGTGACGACCTCCCCCGGCCGGCCCTGGGCGACGATCCGGCCGGCCTTCATGGCCACCAGGTGGTCGGCGTAGCGGGCGGCCTGGTTGAGGTCGTGCAGGACGGCGACGACGGTCCGGCCGCGCTCGTGGTTGAGCTGCCGCACCAGGTCCAGCACCTCCACCTGGTGGGCGATGTCCAGATAGGTGGTCGGCTCGTCCAGGAGCAGCAGGTCGGTCTCCTGGGCCAGTGCCATGGCGATCCAGACCCGCTGGCGCTGGCCGCCGGAGAGCTCGTCGACCGGGCGGTCCGCCAGTGCCGTCACGTCCGTGCGCGCCATCGCCTCGGCGACCGCCCGCTCGTCCTCCGCCGACCACTGCTGCCACCAGCGCTGGTGCGGCTGGCGGCCGCGGGCCACCAGGTCGGCGACGGTGATCGCCTCCGGTGCGACCGGCGTCTGCGGCAGCAGACCGAGCGACCGGGCGATCTTCCGGGTGGGGATCCGGGCCAGGTCCGTCCCGTCCAGCAGGACGACGCCCCGCCGCGGCCGCAGCAGCCGTCCCAGGGCGCGCAGCAGCGTCGACTTGCCGCACGCGTTGGGGCCGACGACGACGGTGACGGCGCCGTCGGGCACGTCCAGGTCCAGGCCCTCGACGACCGTGCGCTCCTCGTAGGAGAGGGTCAGATCGCGGGCCGCCAGACGGGCGGCGGTCTCCTGGGCGGCGGCGGTTTCCGTCTCGGCCGCGGGCCGCGGGGTGCCGGTACCGGTCACGCGTTTCCTCCTGTGGTCCGGCCACCGGACCGGTGGCCCCTGATGATCAGCCAGATCGGATACGGGGCGCCGACCGCGGCGGTCAGCACACCCACCGGCAGCCCGATCAGCGTGCGCGGCAGCCGCAGGCACAATGGCAGGCATGGCTGCGCACCCCCTGACCGTCGGGTTCGACCTCGACATGACGCTGATCGACTCCCGTCCCGGCATCAAGGCCGCCTACGAGGCGCTCGCCGCCCGCACCGGGACGTACGTCGACGCCGACGCCGCGGTGACGCGGCTCGGGCCGCCGCTGGAGGAGGAGATCCGCCGGTGGTTCCCCGCGGAGCGGGTGGCGGAGGTCAGCGCCCTCTACCGGGAGCTGTACCCCGCGCACGCCGTCGCCGGCACCCCGGCGATGCCGGGCGCCCGGGAGGCGATCGAGGCGGTGCACGCGGCCGGCGGCCGGGCGGTCGTCGTCACCGCCAAGTTCGAGCCCAACGCCAAGCTGCACCTGACCCACCTGGGCATCGCCGCGGACGCGGTGGTCGGCTCGCTGTGGGCGGAGGCCAAGGCCGTGGCGCTGCGCGAGCACGGCGCACGGGTCTACGTCGGCGACCACACCGGCGACGTGCGCGGCGCCCGGACGGCGGCGGCGCTGTCCGTCGCGGTCGCCACCGGCCCGTGCGACGCCGACGAACTGCGGGCCGCCGGCGCCCAGGTGGTGCTCGACGACCTGACGGCCTTCCCGGCGTGGCTGGATCGTTACGCAGCGAATCCGGATCGTTACACGCCGGGCGGCCCGGACGGGGACGCCGCCTCCGCCTGACGGCGCTGGGCCGCCACGGAACGCAGCACTCCGCCGCCCGCGATCAGGAAACCGGCGCCCATCAGCATGGACACCCAGTAGAACTCCCACGGCAGCGGCTTCGTACCGAGGAACAGCGGTAGCACCGTGACGAGAGTGGCCAGTGCGCCAACTAGGAACACGATCGCGCCGATTCGGACCAGCAGATCCCCGGCCTGGGGCGTTTCATCAGACACCTGACCAGGGTAAGTCCGGGCCGGAAGCGCAGAGGATCCCCCCGGCGACGTCTTGTCACCGGGCCCCGGACCATTAGCCTTGGGGGAGGCGGGCTCGGTGGCCCGCTGCACTGTTATCCAGACCCCTTTTCACCGAGCGCCGCGGCTCCCCACGTACCCGCGGCCGACCAGTCAGCATTCCCGACGAGTACGAGGACGAGGACAGACGTGCCTACCGGCAAGGTCAAGTGGTTCAACAGCGAGAAGGGCTTCGGCTTTCTCTCCCGCGACGACGGCGGTGACGTCTTCGTACATTCGTCGGTACTGCCCGACGACGTGGACGCGCTCAAGCCCGGCCAGCGCGTCGAGTTCGGTGTCGTCGCAGGCCAGCGCGGTGACCAGGCACTGAGCGTCATCCTCCTCGATCCGGCCCCCTCGGTTGCCGCGGCCCAGCGCCGCAAGCCCGACGAACTCGCCTCGATCGTCCAGGACCTCACCACCCTGCTGGAGAACGTCACCCAGCAGCTGGAGCGCGGACGCTACCCCGACAAGGCGCACGGCGCCAAGATCGCCGGCATGCTGCGGGCGGTCGCCGACCAGCTCGACGTCTGAAGCCGGCCCCGCCCGCGCCCCCTCGGGAGCGGCGGGCGGTCGCACCGGATCCGTCAGAGGAACGCCAGCGCATCGCGGCCGAGGGGCGGCACCAGCCCCTCGGCCGCGGCGCGGGTGAGCAGCCCGCGCACCGCGGCGTAGCCGTCCTCGCCGAGGTCGGCGGTGAACTCCGTGACGTACAGCCCGATGTGCTGGTCGGTCACCTTCGGGTCCAACTCCTGGGCATGCTCCAGGACGTACGGCCGGGACGCCTCCGGGTCGTCCCAGGCCATCCGGACCGAGGTGCGGATCGACTCCGCCAGGCGGCGCAGCACCGGCTCGCCCAGCGACCGCTTGGCGATGATCGCCCCCAGCGGGATCGGCAGCCCGGTGGTCAGCTCCCAGTGCTCGCCCATGTCCGCCAGGGAGTGCAGCCCGTAGTCCTGGTACGTGAAGCGGGCCTCGTGGATGACCAGGCCCGCGTCGACCTTGCCGTCCCGCACCGCCGGCATGATCTCGTGGAACGGCAGCACCACGACCTCGCCGACGCCGCCCGGCACCTGGTCCGCCACCCACAGCCGGAACAGCAGGTACGCGGTGGACCGCTCGCTGGGCACCGCGACCGTCTTCCCCGCCAGGTCCGCCGCCGCACCCGGTCCGCGGGTCAGCACCAGCGGGCCGCAGCCGCGCCCGAGCGCCCCGCCGCAGGGCAGCAGCGTGTACTCCTCCAGCACCCACGGCAGCACCGCGTACGACACCTTCAGCACGTCCAGCTCGCCGCGTTCGGCCAGGCCGTTGGTGACGTCGATGTCGGCGAGGGTGACCGCCAGCTCCGGCGCGTCCGGGACCCGGCCGTGCACCAGGGCGTCGAAGACGAAGGTGTCGTTCGGGCACGGGGAGTAGGCGATGGACAGCGGCCGGGTCACGGGGTCCTCCGGGGAATGTCGGGCGGTGTGGTCGGAGCCCCGGGGAGCGTCGTCGCCACGGGGAGGTCCGCCAGGGCTCCGGGGAACATGCGGAAGGCGTCGGTCAGCGCGGCGAGGGCGGGGCCGATCCGCCAGGCGGCGCGGTCCCGGGGGCCCACCGCGTTGGAGATCGTGCGGATCTCCAGGACGGGCAGGCGGTGCGCGGCGGCCGCCTCGGCGACGCCGAAACCCTCCATCGCCTCGGCCAGCACGCCGGGGTGACGGCGCGCCAGCTCGGCGGCGCGGGCCGCGCTGCCGGTCACCGTGGAGACCGTGACGACCGGCCCGGCCGCCCCGCCGGTGGCCCGTACGAGGGCCGCGACCAGCGCCGGGTCGGGAAGGTGCGCCGTGGTCCCGAAGCCGAGTTCGGTGACCGGGACGAAGCCGTCGGGGGTCTCCGCCCCCAGGTCGGCGGCGACGATCGCGTCCGCGACGACCACCGAACCCAGCGGCGCGGAAGGGGAAAACCCGCCGCCGATGCCGGCCGAGACCACCAGGTCGTAGGGGGCGCCGGTCAGGTCGGCGGCGGTGAGCGCGGTGGCGGTGCCGGCGGCCGCGGCGGCCGGGCCGACGCCGGCGGCCAGCACGTCCGGGGCCGGCGACCCGTCGGGCGCGCGGTGCAGCGCGTAGCCGCCGGGCAGCGTGTAGCCGCCGGGCAGCGGCCGGGCGGTGTGGCCGCCGGCGGCCGCGCACACCGCGTCGCGCTCGGCGGCCACCGCGGTGACGACCAGCGTCCGCATCAGAGGCCGTCCGCCGCGCGCCGCCGGTCCCGGGCCGCCGCGCTCAGCGCGCTCAGTCCTTCAGCTTGAGGTCGAAGTGCCACAGGGCCGTCGGGCCGGCGCCCTCGGAGCTGCCGGCCTCGGCGATCATCAGGGTGACGTCGCGCAGCGACTCGCTCTGCCCGGTCGCCGGGTTCACGGCCTTGAACAGCTCGTCGGTGCTGAAGGTGCGGTAGGTGTCGGTGCTGGGGGCGGCCATCACCGGGCCGCCGCCGACGGCGAACCAGCCGGCCTTGGCCACCTTCGGGTCGACGCCCACGCGGATCCGCTCGCCAGGGCGGACGGTGATCGTCTTGCCGCCCTTCTTGGAGATGCACTCCTGCACGGTCTTCTTGTCGAGGGACTTGCCGTTGCCGTCGCATCCGGGGGTCACCTCGGCCGTCACCGTGTCCGAGCCGACGGTCACGGTCGCCAGCGAGGTCGGCTGCTGGCAGGCGGAGAGGGTGAGCAGGCCCAGGGTCACGGCACCGAGGGCAGCGGCGGCGCGGCGGCCCTTGCCCCGGGAGATCAACGCAGCGGTCATACGGGGCAGGCTATCGGGCGCTCCGGCGCACGCCACGCCCGGGTGCGGCGCGCCGCTCGGGGGAGTGCCGCACGGGGCCGCATCAGGGGCTGTGCCGGGCCGCGTCGGGGGCCGCGTCGGGGCGCCTCACACCACCCGCGGCGCCGGCCGGCCGCCCCGCCGGGCCGCGCCGAGCAGCCCCCGCACGGTCACCGCGACACCCACCGCCACCAGGCCGGCGGCCACCGCCATGCCCAGCGTGCCGATCAGCGGCAGTGCGATCCCGAGCGCCCCGCCCACCACCCAGGCCAGCTGGAGCACCGTCTCGGAGCGGGCGAACGCCGAGGTCCGCACCGCCTCCGGCACGTCCCGCTGGATCATCGCGTCCAGCGACAGCTTCCCCAGCGCCTGGCACAGTCCGGCGGTGGCCGCCGCCGCGGTCACCACCACGACCGCCAGCACCTCGTAGAACAGCGCCGCCAGCACCGTGGCGCCCAGCGCCAGCCCCAGCACCGCCGCGACGATCTGCTCCGGGCCGCGCGCCTTCAGCCAGGCGCCGGTCGCCGTGCCCAGCGCGTTCCCGGCCCCGGCCGCCACCGCGACCAGCCCCAGCGACACCGCCGGCCCCAGCCCGCCCAACGGGTGCTCGCGCAGCAGGAACGCCAGGAAGAGGGTGAGGAAACCGGAGAGCGAGCGCAGCGCGGCGTTGGCCTGGAGGCCGTGCAGCACGGACGGGCCCACCGTCCGCAGTCCCGGCCGCCGCCCCGGCGCCGCGCCGTGCACCGTGCCGTCCCGGGACGCCAGCCGCGCCCGGGCCTCGCCCTTGCCCGAATCCACCGCGTGCGGCAGCGAGAACGACAGGAATGTTCCGGCCCCGAACACCCCGCAGGCCCCGTACAGCGGCCAGGCCGGCCCGATCAGATGCAGCCCGGCGCCCAACGGTGCCGCCACCCCGGTGGCCAGCAGCCCGGCCAGCGTCACCCGGGAGTTGGCCTTCACCAGCGAGATGCGCGGTGGCAGCAGCCGCGGCACCACGGCGCTGCGCACCACCCCGTACGCCTTCGAGGACACCAGCACGCCGAGCGCGGCCGGATACAGCTCCAGTCCGCCGCCGGCCACCGCCTCGGACATCGTCAGCGCCAGCACGGCGCGGGCCAGCATCGAGCCGGCCATCGCCGCCCGGCGGCCGTGCGGCAACCGGTCCAGCAGCGGCCCCACCACCGGCGCCAGCAACGCGAACGGCGCCATGGTGACCGCCAGATACAGCGCCACCCGGCCCCGTGCCTCGTGCGTGGGCACCGAGAAGAACACCGTCGAGGCCAGCGCGACCGTGATCATCATGTCGCCCGCGGAGTTCACCGCGTGCAGCTCGATCAGCTGCGCCAGTCCCGATTCGCCCGCGCCCTGCGCATGGGTGGCGCGCCGCAGCCCCCGGGCCGCGCCGGCCAGCGGCCGGTGCAACGCGCGCCCGGCCGCCCGGCCCGCCCGGCGAGCCTTCGACTTGCTGACGCCACCCACCCGGTCATACTGCCCCAACTCGCCCCGAAGAGGGTGTTTTCTCCCCGGCTCCGGGCGGGGCGCATCGGCCGCCCGGCGGGCACCGCGGCATACCCACCCGGTCACGGTCGGGGAGATTTGCTGCTCCCGCCGAGGGGTCGTGCAGCGTTGAAGGGGTAGCGTGTCCAGAGCGCCACCGGCGGTCTGTTTCGGCCGCGTACCTCATTTCCCTGCGATCGCGCAGAATAGGACGTAAGAGGTGCGCTCGACCGAACGAACCAGCCGGGCGCGGACGTCGACGCGGTCCCCAGGTCCGCTCCGCCCGCCCCGGCCCCCGCCGGTCGTCCGGACAGGACCAGGACAGCCCCGGCTGGCGCGCTCGTGAGACGGCGTGGAAGAGAGAATCGATTCTTGTGAGTGCTGCGATGCGAAGCCGTACCCCCGACCGCCTGTGCGCCGAGGCCATCGACCTCGCCCGCGCGGCGGCCGAAGAGGTCGCCACGCCCGGCATGGTCGGCGAGCACATCGATGCCGTCGCCGAGGCGGACCGCGTCGTCACCCACCTCTTCGACTGCAGGGAACCGGGCTACCGCGGCTGGCGCTGGGCCGTCACCGTCGCCCGCGCCTCCCGCGCCAAGGTCGTCACCCTCGACGAGTCGGTCCTGCTGCCCGGCCCCGACGCCCTGATGGCCCCCGAGTGGGTGCCCTGGAGCGAGCGGTTGCGCCCCGGCGACATGGGCCCCGGCGACCTGCTGCCCACCGAGGCCGACGACCTGCGGCTGGAGCCCGGCTTCAGCGGTGAGGACACCCCGCTGCCGAACTCCCCGGTGGCCGAGGGCATGGCCGCCGACGTCGCCGACACCGAGGAGGCGGTCGTCGTCCCCGGCTCGCCCGCGGCCCAGCCGGCGCCCGCCCGCGGCGGCCTCGCCGCGGTCGCCGAGGAGCTGGGCATGGCCCGCGCCCGGGTCCTGTCCCGCTACGGCCTGCACGCCGCCGCCGACCGCTGGGAAGACGCCTTCGGCCCCAAGACCCCGATGGCCCAGGCGGCCCCCGCCACTTGTGTGAGCTGCGGCTTCCTCACGCCGATCGCCGGTTCCCTGCGGCAGGCGTTCGGTGTCTGCGCCAACGAGTTCTCGCCGGCCGACGGCCGCGTCGTCTCGCTCTCCTACGGCTGTGGGGCCCACTCGGAGGCCGCCGTCATGCCGAAGCCTCCTCGGCCGCCCGAGCCGGTACTCGACGAGACCGTGGTCGAGGCGGTCTCGATCCGTCCCGCGGCGGACGGGGGCTCCGTCGAGGACGGCGGCCCTGCCGAGGAGCTGGGTCACAGCTAGGGGTTCTGGTCGGGCGGGGTGCCCCCGTTTGGTGGTGGGTGCGGGTGCCTGTGGGGTGGTCCTCCGGGGGTGGGTTGTCGGACTGCTGCGCTTTACGTCCGACAACCCACCCCCTACGGCCCACCCCACAGGCACCCTCCCGTAGGTAAGGGGCTCCCGCCCGGTGGGGTGGGGGGAAAGACGGGGCCGTCGTGGTGGCCCCGAGACCAGAAGCTCTGCTCATGCGCGAGCACCCCTGACCTCTCCTTCACCCTCCAGGGGCGGGGATCGCCGCCGTCGGACGGGAGGGTGTGTGGCCGCAGGGGTGGGTGTTCGGACGTAAAGCGCAGCAGTCCGAACACCCACCCCGGAGGCCCCGCACCCGTCACCCACCACACAACAGAGGCGGGCCCCGCCCCACACGGACCCCTCCGCCGCAGGCGGAAATCCACCACGGCGGGAAAGCCGCCAACGTGGGGGTACCGTCGGGACAGAACGTTCTGACGAGGGAGACGAGAAACGTGGCAGGAATGCCGTGGGTGCGGGGCGCGGACGAGGGCGCCGACCCGTTCGGTACGGCCCGGTTGCGGCGCGGTGTGCTCGACGCCTGGGCCGCCTCGCCGGCCCGGTTTCGGGAGGACGCCAACGCCGAGGAGGACCTCGCGCTCGGCGGCTACCGCGACCGGCTCGCCGTGGAACTGGCGCAGAACGCGGCGGACGCGGCGGCCCGCGCCGGCGTCCCGGGCCGGCTGCGGCTGACCCTGCACGCCGCCGACGGCGGCGCGCCCGCGGTGCTCGTCGCCTCCAACACCGGTGCCCCGGTGGACGCCACCGGCGTGGAGTC
Proteins encoded in this region:
- a CDS encoding ABC transporter ATP-binding protein; this translates as MAARDLTLSYEERTVVEGLDLDVPDGAVTVVVGPNACGKSTLLRALGRLLRPRRGVVLLDGTDLARIPTRKIARSLGLLPQTPVAPEAITVADLVARGRQPHQRWWQQWSAEDERAVAEAMARTDVTALADRPVDELSGGQRQRVWIAMALAQETDLLLLDEPTTYLDIAHQVEVLDLVRQLNHERGRTVVAVLHDLNQAARYADHLVAMKAGRIVAQGRPGEVVTADLVREVFGLNAVVVPDPVTGSPLVVPGRPWEREPRH
- a CDS encoding HAD family hydrolase encodes the protein MAAHPLTVGFDLDMTLIDSRPGIKAAYEALAARTGTYVDADAAVTRLGPPLEEEIRRWFPAERVAEVSALYRELYPAHAVAGTPAMPGAREAIEAVHAAGGRAVVVTAKFEPNAKLHLTHLGIAADAVVGSLWAEAKAVALREHGARVYVGDHTGDVRGARTAAALSVAVATGPCDADELRAAGAQVVLDDLTAFPAWLDRYAANPDRYTPGGPDGDAASA
- a CDS encoding cold-shock protein yields the protein MPTGKVKWFNSEKGFGFLSRDDGGDVFVHSSVLPDDVDALKPGQRVEFGVVAGQRGDQALSVILLDPAPSVAAAQRRKPDELASIVQDLTTLLENVTQQLERGRYPDKAHGAKIAGMLRAVADQLDV
- a CDS encoding 1,4-dihydroxy-6-naphthoate synthase; protein product: MTRPLSIAYSPCPNDTFVFDALVHGRVPDAPELAVTLADIDVTNGLAERGELDVLKVSYAVLPWVLEEYTLLPCGGALGRGCGPLVLTRGPGAAADLAGKTVAVPSERSTAYLLFRLWVADQVPGGVGEVVVLPFHEIMPAVRDGKVDAGLVIHEARFTYQDYGLHSLADMGEHWELTTGLPIPLGAIIAKRSLGEPVLRRLAESIRTSVRMAWDDPEASRPYVLEHAQELDPKVTDQHIGLYVTEFTADLGEDGYAAVRGLLTRAAAEGLVPPLGRDALAFL
- a CDS encoding futalosine hydrolase, which codes for MRTLVVTAVAAERDAVCAAAGGHTARPLPGGYTLPGGYALHRAPDGSPAPDVLAAGVGPAAAAAGTATALTAADLTGAPYDLVVSAGIGGGFSPSAPLGSVVVADAIVAADLGAETPDGFVPVTELGFGTTAHLPDPALVAALVRATGGAAGPVVTVSTVTGSAARAAELARRHPGVLAEAMEGFGVAEAAAAHRLPVLEIRTISNAVGPRDRAAWRIGPALAALTDAFRMFPGALADLPVATTLPGAPTTPPDIPRRTP
- a CDS encoding MFS transporter, coding for MGGVSKSKARRAGRAAGRALHRPLAGAARGLRRATHAQGAGESGLAQLIELHAVNSAGDMMITVALASTVFFSVPTHEARGRVALYLAVTMAPFALLAPVVGPLLDRLPHGRRAAMAGSMLARAVLALTMSEAVAGGGLELYPAALGVLVSSKAYGVVRSAVVPRLLPPRISLVKANSRVTLAGLLATGVAAPLGAGLHLIGPAWPLYGACGVFGAGTFLSFSLPHAVDSGKGEARARLASRDGTVHGAAPGRRPGLRTVGPSVLHGLQANAALRSLSGFLTLFLAFLLREHPLGGLGPAVSLGLVAVAAGAGNALGTATGAWLKARGPEQIVAAVLGLALGATVLAALFYEVLAVVVVTAAAATAGLCQALGKLSLDAMIQRDVPEAVRTSAFARSETVLQLAWVVGGALGIALPLIGTLGMAVAAGLVAVGVAVTVRGLLGAARRGGRPAPRVV
- a CDS encoding DUF3027 domain-containing protein, with amino-acid sequence MRSRTPDRLCAEAIDLARAAAEEVATPGMVGEHIDAVAEADRVVTHLFDCREPGYRGWRWAVTVARASRAKVVTLDESVLLPGPDALMAPEWVPWSERLRPGDMGPGDLLPTEADDLRLEPGFSGEDTPLPNSPVAEGMAADVADTEEAVVVPGSPAAQPAPARGGLAAVAEELGMARARVLSRYGLHAAADRWEDAFGPKTPMAQAAPATCVSCGFLTPIAGSLRQAFGVCANEFSPADGRVVSLSYGCGAHSEAAVMPKPPRPPEPVLDETVVEAVSIRPAADGGSVEDGGPAEELGHS